The Papaver somniferum cultivar HN1 chromosome 3, ASM357369v1, whole genome shotgun sequence genome includes a region encoding these proteins:
- the LOC113356545 gene encoding cytochrome P450 CYP736A12-like — protein sequence MLRYLSMSSSIAVNWISTLLLFLLLAYYPIHIFISKSSNKLKRLPPGPKGLPIVGNFFMSGKAVHRDLHRLSTQYGPIMYLRLGSVPVIVVSSAEAAALFLKTHDLNFASRPFTAAAKYITYDRKSFFTEYGPYWLNLRKLSSLKLLNQKKIESFESMRSSEIGLLIRSLQDAANLHEVVDITSKVFALNKDMSCLMVFGKKRVESDHDKKSFHEVVLEGMRLAAVPNLAEHIPFIGQFDLQGLVKGMKAVSEVFDKMLDNVIDEHLEVFDKDNLKDFIDVLLDCMESNDTDFPIDRSNIKAIALGILLGAMDTSATAIEWTLTELIKNPRVMRKIQDELEREAGLDRLVKESDLPKLEYLDMVIKESFRLHPVGPLLLPHESIEDCQVNGFFIPKKSRVIINSWAIGRDPQTWTDPEKFIPERFLGSNVDVRGYDFELLPFGSGR from the exons ATGCTAAGATATCTTTCAATGTCTTCTTCCATAGCTGTTAATTGGATTTCCACTCTTCTCTTATTTCTCCTGCTAGCTTATTATCCCATCCACATTTTTATATCAAAATCCAGTAACAAACTTAAACGCTTACCTCCTGGTCCAAAAGGCCTTCCAATTGTAGGCAACTTTTTTATGTCAGGTAAAGCCGTTCATAGAGATCTCCACCGATTGTCGACCCAATATGGTCCGATTATGTATCTGCGTCTTGGTTCTGTCCCAGTTATTGTTGTCTCTTCCGCTGAAGCTGCAGCACTTTTTCTCAAAACACATGATCTCAATTTTGCTAGTAGACCTTTTACTGCAGCTGCCAAGTATATAACTTATGATCGTAAAAGCTTTTTCACTGAATACGGTCCATATTGGCTAAATCTTCGTAAATTAAGTTCGTTAAAACTGcttaatcaaaagaaaattgaGTCTTTTGAGTCCATGAGAAGTTCGGAGATTGGGTTATTGATTAGGTCACTGCAAGATGCTGCAAATTTACATGAAGTGGTAGATATTACTAGTAAGGTATTTGCTCTGAATAAAGATATGTCGTGCTTGATGGTGTTCGGAAAGAAGCGCGTGGAAAGCGACCATGATAAAAAGTCGTTTCATGAAGTCGTGCTAGAAGGAATGAGGCTTGCTGCAGTTCCTAATTTGGCTGAGCATATTCCTTTTATTGGTCAATTTGATCTTCAAGGTCTGGTGAAAGGGATGAAGGCAGTTAGTGAAGTTTTTGATAAAATGTTAGATAACGTTATTGATGAACATTTAGAGGTATTTGATAAGGATAATCTTAAGGACTTCATCGATGTCTTGTTGGACTGTATGGAATCTAATGATACAGACTTTCCAATCGATCGATCCAATATCAAAGCCATTGCTTTG GGCATACTCCTAGGAGCAATGGACACTTCAGCAACTGCAATTGAATGGACCCTGACAGAATTAATCAAGAATCCAAGAGTGATGCGAAAAATCCAGGATGAGCTGGAGAGAGAGGCCGGTTTGGACCGTCTGGTCAAAGAATCAGATCTGCCGAAACTAGAGTATTTGGATATGGTCATTAAGGAGAGCTTCAGGCTTCATCCAGTTGGACCACTTCTACTCCCTCATGAATCCATTGAAGACTGTCAAGTTAACGGCTTCTTCATACCCAAAAAATCTAGAGTAATAATCAACAGTTGGGCAATTGGACGTGATCCACAAACCTGGACTGATCCAGAAAAATTCATCCCTGAGAGGTTCCTGGGGAGCAATGTAGATGTTCGAGGATATGATTTTGAACTCCTTCCATTTGGATCAGGTCGTTGA
- the LOC113361379 gene encoding cytochrome P450 CYP736A12-like, whose translation MIGEFPHRDLHRLSTQYGPIFYIRLGFIPTIVVSTPQTAELFLKTHDLSFAGRPFSSAAKSISYDQKGLTFATYGPYWRNIRKLCISKLLSSNKVESFRSMRSTELGLFITSLKHAAISREIVNVSNKVLSLSTDMSCLMVFGNKSMKSSDDHKGFQDVVHEGMKLAAIFNIADYIPYIGLLDVQGLGKRMKEVSKVFDELFEKIIDEHVKVFDKDNQKDFVDVMLAFMDEKDTDFFIDRSNIKAIILDMLVGSMDTSSTAVEWTISALLKNPRVMKKLQEELERVIGLDRLVEESDLPNLEYLDMVIKESMRLYPVAPLLIPHEAMEDTIVNGFFIPKTCRIIINSWAIGRDPNSWTDPEECIPERFMESRIDLRGQDFQLLPFGSGRRGCPGIQLGLLAVRLIVAQLVHCFDWELPNGMSPDDLNMTEEFGLTMP comes from the exons ATGATAGGTGAATTCCCTCACCGAGATCTTCATCGTTTATCAACCCAATATGGTCCCATATTCTACATACGTCTAGgtttcattccaaccattgttgtttctaccCCTCAAACTGCCGAGCTTTTCCTCAAAACTCATGATCTTAGTTTTGCTGGTAGACCCTTCAGTTCAGCAGCCAAAAGTATTTCATATGACCAAAAAGGCTTAACCTTTGCCACATACGGTCCATATTGGCGTAATATTCGAAAATTATGTATTTCAAAACTACTTAGTAGCAACAAAGTAGAGTCATTTAGATCCATGAGAAGTACTGAGTTAGGACTGTTTATCACATCCCTCAAACATGCCGCAATATCGCGCGAAATAGTAAATGTtagtaataaggttttgtctctcAGTACTGATATGTCGTGTTTAATGGTATTTGGAAACAAGTCAATGAAAAGTAGTGATGATCATAAAGGATTCCAAGATGTGGTTCATGAGGGAATGAAACTTGCGGCAATTTTTAATATCGCCGACTATATTCCTTATATTGGTTTGCTTGATGTTCAAGGGCTAGGGAAGCGGATGAAAGAGGTTAGTAAAGTTTTCGATGAATTGTTTGAGAAAATTATCGACGAACACGTCAAAGTATTCGATAAGGATAATCAGAAAGATTTTGTCGATGTTATGTTGGCTTTTATGGACGAAAAAGATACCGACTTTTTTATCGATCGTTCCAATATCAAAGCGATCATACTT GACATGCTGGTAGGTTCTATGGATACTTCATCAACGGCCGTTGAGTGGACAATATCCGCACTATTGAAGAATCCAAGAGTGATGAAGAAATTGCAAGAAGAGTTGGAAAGAGTCATTGGTTTAGACCGACTTGTGGAAGAATCGGAtttaccaaacttggaatacTTGGATATGGTTATTAAAGAAAGCATGAGACTCTATCCGGTTGCACCACTGTTAATTCCCCATGAAGCAATGGAAGACACCATTGTCAATGGCTTCTTCATACCAAAAACTTGTCGCATAATAATAAACAGTTGGGCAATTGGACGTGACCCGAATTCATGGACAGATCCTGAAGAATGTATCCCAGAAAGATTCATGGAGAGCAGGATTGATCTTCGAGGACAAGATTTTCAACTCCTCCCATTCGGATCAGGTAGGCGAGGTTGCCCCGGAATTCAACTGGGTCTCCTAGCGGTTCGATTGATCGTTGCTCAGCTCGTTCACTGTTTTGATTGGGAACTTCCAAATGGCATGTCACCTGATGATTTGAATATGACCGAAGAGTTTGGTCTCACAATGCCTTGA
- the LOC113359637 gene encoding cytochrome P450 CYP736A12-like yields the protein MGSRGASAGVGASQLVSQNQTKRKRISQTYIIHAYKSKSNHKHKGLPPGPKGLPILGNLLMIGEFPHRDLHHLSTQYGPIFYIRLGFIPTIVVSTPQTAELFLKTHDLSFAGRPFSLASRYISYDQKNLTFATYGPYWRNIRKLCTLKLLSSKKVESFRSMRSTELGLLVTSLKHAATECEIVNVSNRVLSLSTDMSCLMVFGNKSMKSSDDHKGFQDVVHEGMKLGAIFNIADYIPYIGLLDVQGLGKRMKEVSKVFDELFEMIIDEHVKVFDKDNQKDFVDVMLAFMDEKDADFFIDRSNIKAIILDMMIGSMDTSSTAVEWTISALLKNPRVMKKVQEELERVIGLDRLVEESDLPNLEYLDMVIKESMRLYPVAPLLVPHEAMEDTIVNGFFIPKTSRIIINSWAIGRDPNSWTDPGEFIPERYIENNIDLRGQDFQLLPFGSGRRGCPGIQLGLLAVRLIVAQLVHCFDWELPNGMLPDDLDMTEEFGLSMPRAKNLLAIPKYRLRN from the exons ATGGGCAGTCGTGGTGCTAGTGCTGGTGTGGGTGCTAGTCAACTAGTTTCTCAGAATCAGACAAAGAGAAAGAGGATAAGCCAAA cTTATATTATCCATGCCTACAAATCCAAATCCAATCACAAACATAAAGGCTTACCTCCTGGTCCAAAAGGCTTACCAATTTTAGGTAACCTTCTCATGATAGGTGAATTTCCTCACCGAGATCTTCATCATTTATCAACCCAATATGGTCCCATATTCTACATACGTCTGGgtttcattccaaccattgttgtttctaccCCTCAAACTGCCGAGCTTTTCCTTAAAACTCATGATCTTAGTTTTGCTGGTAGACCCTTTAGTTTAGCATCTAGATATATTTCATACGACCAAAAAAACTTAACCTTTGCCACATACGGTCCATATTGGCGTAATATTCGAAAATTATGTACTTTAAAACTACTTAGTAGCAAGAAAGTTGAGTCATTTAGATCCATGCGAAGTACTGAATTAGGATTATTGGTGACATCTCTCAAACATGCCGCAACTGAGTGTGAAATAGTAAATGTTAGTAACAGGGTCTTATCTCTCAGTACCGATATGTCGTGTTTAATGGTATTTGGAAACAAGTCAATGAAAAGTAGTGATGATCATAAAGGATTCCAAGATGTGGTTCATGAGGGAATGAAACTTGGGGCAATTTTTAATATCGCCGACTATATTCCTTATATTGGTTTGCTTGATGTTCAAGGGCTAGGGAAACGGATGAAAGAGGTTAGTAAAGTTTTCGATGAATTGTTCGAGATGATTATCGACGAACACGTCAAAGTATTCGATAAGGATAATCAGAAGGATTTTGTCGACGTTATGTTGGCTTTTATGGATGAAAAAGATGCCGACTTCTTTATCGATCGCTCCAATATCAAAGCGATCATACTT GACATGATGATAGGTTCTATGGATACTTCATCAACGGCGGTCGAGTGGACAATATCCGCACTATTGAAGAATCCAAGAGTGATGAAGAAAGTGCAAGAAGAGTTGGAAAGAGTCATTGGTTTAGACCGACTTGTAGAAGAATCGGAtttaccaaacttggaatacTTGGATATGGTTATCAAAGAAAGCATGAGACTCTATCCAGTTGCACCACTACTAGTTCCTCATGAAGCAATGGAAGACACCATTGTCAATGGTTTCTTCATACCAAAAACTTCTCGGATAATAATAAACAGTTGGGCAATTGGACGTGACCCGAATTCATGGACAGATCCTGGAGAGTTTATCCCCGAAAGATATATTGAGAACAACATTGATCTCCGGGGACAAGATTTTCAACTCCTCCCGTTCGGATCAGGTAGGCGAGGTTGCCCCGGAATTCAACTGGGTCTCCTAGCGGTTCGATTGATCGTTGCTCAGCTGGTTCACTGTTTTGATTGGGAACTTCCAAATGGCATGTTACCTGATGATTTGGATATGACAGAAGAGTTTGGTCTCTCAATGCCAAGAGCTAAAAATCTACTTGCTATTCCAAAATATCGTCTTCGCAATTAA